The Geothrix oryzae DNA window TCCGTCGAGGACTCCAAGAAGGTCGTGGAGATCTGCACCCAGTACGCCCAGAAAGGCATGTTCAACATCTTCCTGGCGGTGTTCTTCTCCACGCTGGCCTTCGCCTGCCTGAACCACTTCTTCTTCATCGGCTACTTGATCTCCATTGCGGTCTTCGGCCTCTACCAGGCCATCTTCATGGCCAATGCCGGTGGCGCCTGGGACAATGCGAAGAAGCTCGTGGAAACTGAGCTGAAGGCCAAGGGCACCCCCCTCCACGATGCCTGCGTCGTGGGCGACACCGTGGGTGACCCTTTCAAGGACACCTCCTCGGTGGCCCTGAACCCGGTCATCAAGTTCACGACCCTCTTCGGCCTCCTGGCCGTGGAACTGGCCATCGAACTGAATCCGGCCGTGGCCCATGCCTGGTCCCTGGTCTTCTTCCTGGTCTCCACGGTCTTCGTGTGGCGCTCCTTCTATGGCATGCGCATCCCCACACTCGAGGAGAAGTAAACCTCCGAAAACCTGACAAACAATTAACAGCCGGGCCCCTCAACCGAGGGGCCCGTTCTTTCGTGGTACGGTAGACACCGTGTTTTCCAGGAGCCCATCATGCCCTCTCGTTCCTTCCGCCCCTTGGGTCTGGCGGCCCTGGTGAGTGCCGCCCTGAGCCTTGCCGCCCAAGGCCCCGTCCCGCCCCTGGCCAAGCAGGTCGAACACCTCTCCGTCTGGCACGGCGAGAAGGTCAATGACCCCTGGTTCTGGCTGCGCGAAAAGGCCAACCCCGAGGTGGTGGCCTACCTGAACGCGGAGAACGCCTACACCGAGGCCATGACCGCGGATCTCAAGCCGTTCTCGGAGGCCCTGTACAAGGAGATGCTGGGCCGCATCAAGCAGACGGACCTGAGCGTCCCCGTGCGCCGGGGCGCCTTCTACTACTACTCCCGCACGGAGGAGGGGAAGCAGTACCCGATCCAGTGCCGCCGGAAGGCCGCCAAGGGTGGGGCCTATGACGAGAAGGCTCCCGAGGAGGTGCTGCTGGACCAGAACGAGCTGGCCAAGGGGCTGAAGTTCCTGGGGCTGGGCGGCATGTCCGTCAGCAATGACGACCGCACGCTGCTCTTCAGCACGGATACGACGGGGTTCCGGCAGTACAAGCTCTTCACCAAGGACCTGGCCACGGGGAAGGTGAGTGCCGCCCTCGCGGAGCGGGTGACCTCGTCCACCTGGGCGTCGGATTCCCGCCACATCTTCTTCGTGACCGAGGACGATGTCACCAAGCGCTCGAACCAGCTCTGGCGGCTGGACCTCGCCTCGGGGAAGCCGGAACTGGTCTTCGAGGAGAAGGACGAGCTCTACGGCATTCATGTCAACCGGACCAAGGACCGCAAGTTCCTCGTGATGGAGAGCCGGTCCACGGATACCTGGGAGACCCGGTATCTTTCCGCCGCCAAGCCCGGTGGCGCGTTCAAGGTGCTCCTGCCCCGGGAGAAGGGCCACAAGTACGACATCGAGCATCGTGAAGGCACCTTCTACATCCGGACCAACAAGGACGCGAAGAACTTCCGCCTGGTCACGGCTCCCGTGGCCACCCCGGATCCGAAGCATTGGAAGGCCTTCCTCCCCCACCGGCCGGAGGTGCTGCTGGAAGGCATGGAGCCCTTCCAGAATTTCCTGGTGGTGGCCGAGAAGAGCCAGGGACTGTCGCAGTTCCGCTTTCAGGATCTCAA harbors:
- a CDS encoding S9 family peptidase, translating into MPSRSFRPLGLAALVSAALSLAAQGPVPPLAKQVEHLSVWHGEKVNDPWFWLREKANPEVVAYLNAENAYTEAMTADLKPFSEALYKEMLGRIKQTDLSVPVRRGAFYYYSRTEEGKQYPIQCRRKAAKGGAYDEKAPEEVLLDQNELAKGLKFLGLGGMSVSNDDRTLLFSTDTTGFRQYKLFTKDLATGKVSAALAERVTSSTWASDSRHIFFVTEDDVTKRSNQLWRLDLASGKPELVFEEKDELYGIHVNRTKDRKFLVMESRSTDTWETRYLSAAKPGGAFKVLLPREKGHKYDIEHREGTFYIRTNKDAKNFRLVTAPVATPDPKHWKAFLPHRPEVLLEGMEPFQNFLVVAEKSQGLSQFRFQDLKTGRWQDVRFPESVYAAFPGGTPEYTSKTFRFVYQSMVTPQSIYDCDMGSGKQTLLKQIEVLGGYDKSQYATERLWAPARDGVKVPLSVVYKKGIKRDGTAPLFLYAYGSYGYGQSATFSIPRLSLLDRGMVYVIAHIRGGNEMGEAWHDDGMLMKKMNTFTDFIDSAEFLVKDKWTSKDRLVIEGGSAGGLLMGAVTNLRPDLFKAVHSAVPFVDVMNTMMDASLPLTVGEYLEWGNPNEKAAFDYMRAYSPYDNLKKGAYPAILVTTSFNDSQVMYWEPAKYIAKLRTLKTDPNPLLLRIKMDPAGHGGASGRYDALKDKAFETAWMLKQVGITK